Proteins found in one Kwoniella bestiolae CBS 10118 chromosome 1, complete sequence genomic segment:
- a CDS encoding cofilin, giving the protein MSSGVQPTQECLEKFQELKTGKKMTYVIYGLSDDKKSIVVLKTSEDKDFDSFVGELPEKECRWAVYDYEFTLPGGEGVRNKLVFVVWSPDDANVKNKMMFASSKDALRRRLEGIHIEIQATDFSEITKDAILEKALRR; this is encoded by the exons atg TCTTCCGGTGTTCAACCT ACCCAAGAATGTCTCGAGAAATTCCAAGAGCTCAAGACCGGTAAGAAGATGACCTACGTCATATACGGTTTATCAGACGACAAGAAATCTATCGTCGTCTTGAAAACCTCTGAAGATAAGGACTTTGATAGCTTTGTGGGCGAGTTGCCGGAGAAGGAATGTAGATGGGCGGTGTATGATTACGAGTTTACGCTTCCtggtggggagggggtgaggaaCAAGTTGGTTTTCGTTGTTTG GTCCCCAGACGACGCCAACGtcaagaacaagatgatgTTTGCCTCTTCCAAGGACGCTCTCAGACGACGActtgagg GTATCCACATCGAGATTCAAGCTACCGACTTCTCAGAAATCACCAAGGATGCTA TCTTAGAAAAGGCTCTCCGAAGATAG